The genomic stretch CCCTGAAGATCAGGCTCGCCGGCTCGTGGTGCGCGGGTTCTTCGCCGAGCTCATCAACCAGATCGGTGTTGATACGGTGCAAAACAAGCTCATGGAATCCATCGAAGCGGAACTCGATATCGCACTGGAGTTGCAGAATGCCTGAGTATTTCGCGTGCACGGTCGATGAGGTGGCACCCGGGGATGTTCATGCAGTTGGCATCGACATCCCTGGCAAGCCGCTACCGCTTGCGGTGGCGCTCGTCCACGCAGAGACCGGCAACTGGTTCGCCGTCGATAATCGCTGTTCACACGGGCGTTTCAAGCTCGCAGAAGGCTATGTTGACGGGGAAACTCTGGAATGCACGCGGCACGGCTCGGCATTCGACCTGCATACAGGTCAGCCACTTAACCCTCCGGCCTCAGCGCCGGTCAAGAC from Trueperella bialowiezensis encodes the following:
- a CDS encoding Rieske (2Fe-2S) protein, with the protein product MPEYFACTVDEVAPGDVHAVGIDIPGKPLPLAVALVHAETGNWFAVDNRCSHGRFKLAEGYVDGETLECTRHGSAFDLHTGQPLNPPASAPVKTYQVRVDGDDVYITVN